The following DNA comes from Tunturibacter psychrotolerans.
GACAGCAACACCGTCTTGACGGTCCGCAATCGTAAGTATTCGCGGCGAGTTGGCATCGTTACCAATGGTGTAATTCCCGGCGGGCAGCGTACGACCTTGGACCGTGAAGTTGAATGGGACGTTTGCTGTGACCTTGTGATCCTGGGCCAGAGCGCTACCAGCGGTGACGAACCCGGCGGCGACGAAGAGTGCGATAGCAGTAAGGTTTTTCATGACGATCTCCTTTGTGAGATTTCCTTTCTCAGGTCCCGTTTGGTCTCTGGATTTCGTTCTCTCCGGAGAGTGTTGTTACGCCCGGATATATTGCAAGCGCGTAGCCAAACCCGCCCCAGATCCCGCCGAAAACACCCTCACCAATAGTTGCAACAAGATAGAAACTGCCGCCTCCATTCACCAGCCAGCGGCTCCCACCCACACCGCCTCCATCGGTATCCGATTGGTTCCCCCGAGTATCCGATCGGTTCCCGCGACACCGATTGCCACCGCCGGAATGTCTCTTTCCCGCACCTTTGCTGACCATCGCACGGTGATTCCCTCAAACCGTTCGTCGCGCGAGCACGAGATAGGCAAACAGCAGAAGGCCGCCTGCTCGAGGCGGCCTTCTGCATCCGGAAGTTACAACAACCCGACACTAGAGAAACCCAAACTAGCCAGGCGTTTTTAGGAGGAACTATCCAGTAAGTACAGAGCGTTACCGAAACTAAGTCGCTCGTCGTGCCCTCTCACCAGGGAATACAGGCCATAAATATAGAAACCTAACGATTTCAACTGCTCATCCAGAGCCCCGAACAACGGCATATCTTTATAGGCCGGAGTGAAGTAAACCTCGATGAAGACAGCTTTAACCGCCTTGCGGCCGAACATCCGCTCCGCTCCCTTCAATACGAGCGTCTCTGCTCCCTCCACATCGATCTTCAGAATATCGATCTGATCGATCCCATTGGAGCTGCAAATATCGTCGATGGTGTCAGTTGCTACCTCGATCGTCTTCGAGGCGTTATTGCTTCTCACAAGAATCGAGTTCGTACAACTCTCCTTACCGAGATTGAGTTGTACCGTACCCTTGGAATCTGAAAGAGCAACCCGCGTCGCAATGAAGTTGTCCGGCAGGCAGTGTTCCAGTTGTTGGAACGGATCAGGCCCCGGCTCAAAGGACCAGATCTTGGCCTGTGTATACAACTTACGATAGTTTTTTGCAGTTTGACCTACGTTGCCACCAACATCAAAGATGATGCGTGCGTCTGGAACCATCCGAAGATGGTCCTCATCGGAGTTAAAGGAACGTACCCCTAATGCCTTACGAACAACGGATCTTACCGACACGAGCTGTCCTTTCGATCTTCTCTAGAGTGCGTATCTGTGGGAAGTGAACCGATCTTACGCGATTTCTTCATCACCGGAACTGAAGGGAGAGTTTATTTGCTTTCATTGACAGAATCGCCGCCATTTAAAAACTTCTCACCTTCTCGTTTTCCGCACAATGCCCGCTATAGCAAACACAAGCCTAAGTTATCTTTTTTGCCCGTGCAATAGATCGTTTGTGGGACGGATCAGCTACACTTTCGTGCAAGGGAGGCCCGATGAAACCGCGGCTCCTCGCCATCTCGGGTTCGCTGACCGGAATCATTCGAGAGCTGATCGACAGCCCAATCTCTGTTGGCAGACTCGAAGCAAACCAACTCTGCCTCGCCGATCCGGCGGTCTCTCGGAGACATTGCACCATTGAAAAAATCGGGAAACTGAACGGGCACTATGAGTTGGTCGACCTCGACAGCAGAAGCGGCACCTTCGTCAACGGAATGCCTATCCTGCGCCGATCCCTCGAGCATGGTGACACCATCCGCATCGGCAACACCGACTTCGTCTTCCTCATGCACGAAAGCGAAATCACAGATAGCCCAAGAAGACGCGCAACCGACTTTTCTCCCAACTCTCCGTTGGAGACCACACGAATCGCGCCACCAGCGGGCCTTCCATCCTTCGGAGTTGAAGTCGGACGCATGGCACGCGATCTCACCGCACTCTTCAGAATCAGCA
Coding sequences within:
- a CDS encoding FkbM family methyltransferase codes for the protein MVPDARIIFDVGGNVGQTAKNYRKLYTQAKIWSFEPGPDPFQQLEHCLPDNFIATRVALSDSKGTVQLNLGKESCTNSILVRSNNASKTIEVATDTIDDICSSNGIDQIDILKIDVEGAETLVLKGAERMFGRKAVKAVFIEVYFTPAYKDMPLFGALDEQLKSLGFYIYGLYSLVRGHDERLSFGNALYLLDSSS